In one window of Thiobacillus sp. DNA:
- a CDS encoding DMT family transporter, with amino-acid sequence MSVPIAYLTVIAIWSTTPLAIKWSALGTGFAFAVLARMAIGVVLAALIVTIWRVGFPMHGKARQTYLAGGLGLFGAMSLTYWGSQFITSGLVSVLFGLAPLMTSLMAALVLKERALVPAKVAGMVLGLAGLAIVFLAESGLGGPEALNGMAALLLAVFIYSASLVWIKRIGDDSPPLAITTGALAVSMPLFLLVWALADGGVPETVPVRAGAAIVYLGVFGSVLGFALYYYIIKHMDTGRVALITLVTPVLALVLGIVLNGEVVPVRVWLGAALIALGLTLHQWETLARLTAREAHW; translated from the coding sequence ATGTCCGTGCCCATCGCCTATCTCACCGTCATCGCCATCTGGTCCACCACGCCCCTGGCCATCAAATGGAGCGCCCTGGGGACCGGCTTCGCCTTCGCCGTCCTGGCCCGCATGGCCATCGGCGTGGTGCTGGCCGCGCTGATCGTGACGATCTGGCGCGTGGGCTTCCCCATGCACGGCAAGGCCCGCCAGACCTACCTGGCCGGCGGCCTGGGCCTGTTCGGCGCCATGAGCCTCACCTACTGGGGGTCCCAGTTCATCACCTCCGGCCTGGTGTCCGTGCTGTTCGGCCTGGCGCCCCTCATGACCAGCCTTATGGCAGCGCTGGTGTTGAAGGAGCGGGCCCTGGTTCCGGCCAAGGTGGCGGGCATGGTGCTGGGCCTGGCCGGGCTGGCCATCGTCTTCCTGGCGGAGAGCGGCCTGGGCGGGCCTGAGGCCTTGAATGGCATGGCGGCCCTGCTGCTGGCGGTGTTCATCTATTCCGCCAGCCTGGTGTGGATCAAGCGCATCGGCGACGACAGCCCGCCCCTGGCCATCACCACCGGGGCACTGGCCGTGTCCATGCCCCTGTTCCTGCTGGTGTGGGCCTTGGCGGATGGCGGCGTGCCCGAGACCGTGCCGGTACGGGCCGGGGCGGCCATCGTCTACCTGGGGGTGTTCGGCTCGGTGCTGGGCTTCGCCCTTTACTACTACATCATCAAGCACATGGACACGGGACGGGTGGCCCTCATCACCCTGGTCACGCCGGTGCTGGCCCTGGTGCTGGGCATCGTGCTGAATGGCGAGGTGGTACCGGTGCGGGTGTGGCTGGGAGCGGCGCTGATTGCCCTAGGCCTGACCCTGCACCAGTGGGAAACACTGGCACGGCTCACAGCCCGTGAGGCTCACTGGTAG
- a CDS encoding AMP-binding protein, giving the protein MLKGMLRWVLKALYKVEVKGLENLEGAGKRVLIVANHTSFLDAVLLLAFLPGRLTFAVNTFIAQSPLFKPFLALAQIFPMDPTNPLSAKSLIRYLQQDNRAVIFPEGRITVTGALMKIYDGTGLVADKSEAVIVPVRIDGAQYTPFSKLRGRVRLRWFPPITLTVLAPRRITPNAEVRGRARRKAAGRALADIMTEMMFATGNYRRTLFQALLDARQVHGGGHKVVEDIQRRPLSYDKLIAAAFVLGTALSKHAKQGEYVGLLLPSMVSTVAAFLGLHAHGRIPAMLNYTVGAGGMVSACETARISTVITSRRFLEAAKLSDAAKLLGERVKLVYLEDLAEGITLGDKLQGWLQARFAAHFHRANGGSLDPDSPAVVLFTSGSEGTPKGVVLSHANLLANREQLAARVAFSAQDIILNALPLFHSFGLTAGTLLPLFSGMKTFFYPSPLHYRIVPEMAYDVNATVLFGTNTFLAGYARFAHPYDFYSVRYVFAGAEKLQEETRRVWAEKFGIRVFEGYGATETAPVLSANTPMEHVVGSVGRLMPGIRHQLQPVPGVEEGGRLFVQGPNVMLGYLLHANPGVLVPAESEMGKGWYDTGDIVSMDEEGFIRIRGRAKRFAKIGGEMVSLAAVEELAAKAWPDRLHAVVSLPDPAKGEQLVLVTDQPDARRAMLQQQARQAGMAELNVPKRILVVRQVPLLGTGKIDYTGVKALAEAVVAEVGDMASEVMAEEEE; this is encoded by the coding sequence CTGCTGAAAGGGATGCTGCGCTGGGTATTGAAGGCCTTGTACAAGGTGGAGGTGAAAGGCCTGGAAAACCTGGAGGGGGCGGGCAAGCGGGTGCTCATCGTCGCCAACCACACCTCCTTCCTGGACGCGGTGCTGCTGCTGGCCTTCCTGCCGGGCAGGCTCACCTTCGCGGTGAACACCTTCATCGCCCAGAGCCCCCTGTTCAAGCCCTTCCTGGCCCTGGCGCAAATCTTCCCCATGGACCCCACCAACCCCCTGTCGGCCAAGTCCCTGATCCGCTACCTGCAACAGGACAACCGGGCGGTGATCTTTCCGGAAGGCCGCATCACCGTCACCGGCGCCCTGATGAAGATCTACGACGGCACCGGCCTGGTGGCGGACAAGTCGGAGGCGGTGATTGTGCCGGTGCGCATCGACGGCGCCCAGTACACGCCCTTCTCCAAGCTGCGGGGCCGGGTGCGCCTGCGCTGGTTCCCCCCCATCACCCTGACGGTGCTGGCGCCCCGCCGCATCACCCCGAATGCTGAGGTGCGGGGCCGGGCCCGGCGCAAGGCCGCGGGCCGGGCCCTGGCGGACATCATGACGGAGATGATGTTCGCCACGGGCAACTACCGCCGCACCCTGTTCCAGGCTTTGCTGGATGCCCGCCAGGTCCACGGCGGCGGCCATAAGGTGGTGGAGGACATCCAGCGCCGGCCCCTGAGCTACGACAAGCTCATCGCCGCCGCCTTCGTGTTGGGCACGGCCCTCTCAAAGCATGCGAAGCAGGGGGAATACGTGGGCCTGCTGCTGCCCAGCATGGTCAGCACCGTGGCGGCCTTCCTGGGGCTCCACGCCCACGGCCGCATCCCGGCCATGCTCAATTACACCGTGGGGGCCGGCGGCATGGTGTCCGCCTGCGAGACGGCCCGCATCAGCACCGTCATCACCTCCCGCCGCTTCCTCGAGGCGGCCAAGCTCAGCGACGCGGCCAAGCTCTTGGGGGAGCGGGTGAAGCTGGTGTACCTGGAAGACCTGGCGGAAGGCATCACCCTGGGGGACAAGTTGCAAGGCTGGCTCCAGGCCCGCTTTGCCGCCCATTTCCACCGCGCCAACGGCGGCAGCCTGGACCCGGACAGTCCGGCGGTGGTGCTGTTCACCTCCGGCTCGGAAGGCACGCCCAAGGGGGTGGTGCTGTCCCACGCCAACCTGCTGGCCAACCGGGAGCAACTGGCGGCCCGGGTGGCCTTCTCGGCCCAGGACATCATCCTCAACGCCCTGCCGTTGTTCCATTCCTTCGGCCTCACCGCCGGCACCCTGCTGCCCCTGTTCTCCGGCATGAAGACCTTCTTCTACCCGTCGCCCCTGCACTACCGCATCGTGCCGGAGATGGCCTACGACGTGAACGCCACGGTGCTGTTCGGCACCAACACCTTCCTGGCGGGCTATGCCCGCTTCGCCCATCCCTACGACTTCTACTCCGTGCGTTACGTGTTCGCCGGGGCGGAGAAGTTGCAGGAGGAGACCCGCCGGGTGTGGGCGGAGAAGTTCGGCATCCGCGTCTTCGAAGGCTACGGCGCCACGGAGACGGCGCCGGTGCTGTCCGCCAACACCCCCATGGAGCATGTGGTGGGCAGCGTGGGCCGGCTCATGCCTGGCATACGCCACCAGTTGCAGCCCGTGCCCGGGGTGGAGGAGGGGGGCCGCCTGTTCGTGCAGGGGCCCAACGTGATGCTGGGTTACCTGCTCCACGCCAACCCCGGCGTGCTGGTGCCGGCGGAATCGGAGATGGGTAAGGGCTGGTACGACACGGGGGACATCGTCAGCATGGACGAAGAGGGCTTCATCCGCATCCGGGGCCGGGCCAAGCGCTTCGCCAAGATCGGCGGCGAGATGGTGTCCCTGGCCGCCGTGGAGGAGTTGGCGGCCAAGGCCTGGCCGGACCGGCTCCATGCCGTGGTGTCCCTGCCGGACCCGGCCAAGGGGGAACAACTGGTGCTGGTGACGGACCAGCCCGATGCCCGGCGGGCCATGCTCCAGCAGCAGGCCAGGCAGGCGGGCATGGCGGAGCTCAACGTGCCCAAGCGGATACTGGTGGTGCGCCAGGTGCCCCTGCTGGGCACGGGCAAGATCGACTACACGGGGGTGAAGGCCCTGGCCGAGGCGGTGGTGGCAGAGGTGGGGGACATGGCGAGCGAAGTGATGGCGGAGGAGGAAGAATGA
- a CDS encoding oxidoreductase: MSQTPDITNTFQATVASSTRITPDSTAEVRQIVLRLGEPAYYFPEGQNIGVLVPGPHEFGNKAHHRYYTIAASRETDGGCELEILVRRCFYIDEVSGEEYPGAASNYLCDALPDQEITLTGPYRGTFTVPADKTSNLLMLGTGTGIAPFRAFLRRVYETEKDWQGKVRLFYGARTGTDLLYMNDQNNDLANYYDQATFQAVQSVSKGLLSDEGDALGQGVEAHAAEIWQLVQDPKTHVYLAGMEKIVDKFDATMAKAAGSADAWEAAKQQLQTEKRWSQLIYQ, translated from the coding sequence ATGTCCCAAACACCCGACATCACCAACACCTTCCAGGCCACCGTCGCCTCCTCCACCCGCATCACGCCAGACTCCACCGCCGAGGTGCGCCAGATCGTCCTGCGGCTGGGCGAGCCGGCCTACTACTTTCCGGAAGGCCAGAACATCGGCGTGCTGGTGCCCGGTCCCCACGAATTCGGCAACAAGGCCCACCACCGCTACTACACCATCGCCGCCTCCCGGGAGACGGATGGGGGCTGCGAACTGGAAATCCTGGTGCGGCGCTGCTTCTACATCGACGAGGTGTCCGGCGAGGAATACCCGGGTGCCGCCTCCAACTACCTGTGCGACGCCCTGCCGGACCAGGAGATCACCCTCACCGGACCCTACCGCGGCACCTTCACCGTGCCGGCGGACAAGACCAGCAACCTGCTCATGCTGGGCACCGGCACGGGCATCGCCCCCTTCCGCGCCTTCCTGCGCCGGGTCTACGAGACTGAAAAGGACTGGCAGGGCAAGGTGCGCCTGTTCTACGGCGCCCGTACCGGCACCGACCTGCTCTACATGAACGACCAGAACAACGACCTGGCCAACTACTACGACCAGGCCACCTTCCAGGCGGTGCAGTCCGTCAGCAAGGGCCTCCTCAGTGACGAAGGCGACGCCCTGGGCCAGGGTGTGGAAGCCCATGCCGCCGAAATCTGGCAACTGGTTCAGGACCCCAAGACCCATGTCTACCTGGCGGGCATGGAGAAGATCGTGGACAAGTTCGACGCCACCATGGCCAAGGCCGCCGGCTCGGCGGACGCCTGGGAAGCCGCCAAACAGCAGCTACAGACAGAGAAACGCTGGTCCCAGCTGATCTACCAGTGA
- the lplT gene encoding lysophospholipid transporter LplT: MNRAVYVLLLAQFLTAFADNAILFTAFAMIAQAGGYDDWYRSALQASFLVAFVVLAPWVGRFADQHPKNRVLAWGNGVKAAGVALLLAGVDPLLSYGVVGIGAAVYGPAKYGILPDLVGHGLLVKANGLVEGSTILAIVLGAVIGAHLADHSIGMALALVGAAYLASLAAALFLPRTPTKPKDERPVVGHFVAMMEGFFTTARARFAMLGSAVFWSAAVVLRVMMVAWAPVVLMTHNTADIADLTVFIAIGIAVGAVLAPRIVSMEKLRRARLAAYLMGLGILALGITTDALLAKFVLLGIGVAGGIFVVPINATLQDIGHRSIGAGGAVAIQNFFENLAMLVGTGIYSLALTRHIDPVQGVLVLGVLVIIATAVVAWHLPKGPEPLPEALKESA; the protein is encoded by the coding sequence ATGAACCGCGCCGTCTACGTCCTGCTGCTGGCCCAGTTCCTCACGGCCTTCGCCGACAACGCCATCCTGTTCACGGCCTTCGCCATGATCGCCCAGGCGGGGGGCTACGATGACTGGTACCGCTCCGCCCTCCAGGCCTCCTTCCTGGTGGCCTTCGTGGTGCTGGCCCCCTGGGTGGGACGCTTCGCCGACCAGCACCCCAAGAACCGGGTGCTGGCCTGGGGCAACGGCGTCAAGGCGGCGGGGGTGGCCCTGTTGCTGGCGGGGGTCGATCCGTTGCTGTCCTACGGCGTGGTGGGCATCGGCGCGGCGGTGTACGGCCCGGCCAAGTACGGCATCCTGCCGGACCTGGTGGGCCATGGCCTGCTGGTGAAGGCCAACGGCCTGGTGGAGGGCTCCACCATCCTGGCCATCGTCCTGGGGGCTGTCATCGGCGCCCACCTGGCGGACCACAGCATCGGCATGGCCCTGGCCCTGGTGGGGGCCGCCTACCTGGCTTCCCTGGCCGCCGCCCTGTTTCTGCCCCGGACGCCCACCAAGCCCAAGGACGAGCGCCCCGTGGTGGGCCATTTCGTGGCCATGATGGAAGGCTTCTTCACCACCGCCCGGGCCCGCTTTGCCATGCTGGGCTCTGCCGTGTTCTGGTCGGCGGCGGTGGTGCTGCGGGTGATGATGGTGGCCTGGGCCCCGGTGGTGCTCATGACCCACAACACCGCCGACATCGCCGATCTCACCGTGTTCATCGCCATCGGCATCGCCGTGGGGGCGGTGCTGGCGCCCCGCATCGTGTCCATGGAGAAGCTGCGCCGGGCCCGCCTGGCGGCGTATCTGATGGGCTTGGGCATCCTGGCCCTGGGCATCACCACCGATGCCCTGCTGGCCAAGTTCGTGTTGCTGGGCATCGGCGTGGCCGGGGGCATCTTCGTGGTGCCCATCAACGCCACCCTCCAGGACATCGGCCACCGCAGCATCGGCGCCGGCGGGGCGGTGGCCATCCAGAACTTCTTCGAGAACCTGGCCATGCTGGTGGGCACCGGCATTTATTCCCTGGCACTCACCCGGCACATCGATCCGGTGCAGGGCGTCCTTGTCCTGGGGGTGCTGGTGATCATCGCCACCGCCGTGGTGGCCTGGCACCTGCCCAAGGGGCCGGAACCCCTGCCCGAGGCCCTGAAGGAATCCGCATGA
- the rrtA gene encoding rhombosortase, with protein sequence MSLSQCAESRGVYGLPWLTGLLVLTAVGLSLAFGPAPPALVFDRAAIAQGEWWRLVTGHLLHSDGEHALWDITALALIGWVMERHGRWPMILAAAAGMAAVDAGLWWWLPGLERYCGLSGMLNTLFIIALANLWEEHRHPVIPLVVLGLAAKLAIEITVRQSLFVHTPWSSVPEAHVAGCIGAIIFLGVERLFLRPRNIGGHEAQTTQPANY encoded by the coding sequence ATGAGCCTCAGCCAATGTGCTGAAAGCCGGGGCGTCTACGGATTGCCCTGGCTCACCGGGCTGCTGGTGCTGACGGCGGTGGGGTTGTCGCTGGCTTTCGGCCCGGCTCCCCCGGCCCTGGTGTTCGACCGCGCCGCCATCGCCCAGGGTGAATGGTGGCGCCTGGTTACCGGCCATCTGCTGCACAGCGACGGCGAACACGCCCTGTGGGACATCACCGCCCTGGCCCTCATCGGCTGGGTCATGGAACGGCATGGCCGGTGGCCCATGATTCTCGCGGCAGCGGCGGGCATGGCCGCCGTGGATGCGGGCCTGTGGTGGTGGCTGCCCGGGCTGGAGCGCTACTGCGGCCTGTCGGGCATGCTGAACACCTTGTTCATCATCGCCCTCGCAAATCTGTGGGAGGAACACCGGCATCCCGTCATCCCTTTGGTCGTGCTGGGACTGGCCGCCAAACTGGCCATTGAAATCACTGTCCGGCAATCCCTGTTCGTCCACACCCCATGGTCCAGCGTGCCGGAAGCCCATGTCGCCGGATGCATTGGGGCGATCATCTTCCTTGGCGTGGAGCGGCTTTTCCTCCGACCCAGAAATATTGGAGGCCATGAAGCCCAAACCACCCAACCGGCCAATTATTGA
- a CDS encoding VWA domain-containing protein: MTVAYGLLVGGMAQAAGLLTPSDGSLPPLQLKEQHVKVVIEDGYAVTTVEQVFHNPHPRDLEAIYAFPVPEHGAVGEFTLWIDGKPVTGEVLEKQEARKVYEEEKKAGRDAGLTEKDSHKTFNISVSPVRAGQDTRTRLVYYQTAGVDTGIGRYVYPLEEGGVDEQKLAFWTADTRVMSHFTFDLHLKSGYPVDAIRLPNNLQAQVSQAGHGEWKVHIDNRGNNQGAGTQIQEEGTTTPAFNPQLPANAAFSLDKDVVVYWRLQPGLPGSVDLVAYKPDAAKRGTFLLTVTPGDDLKPITEGSDWVFVLDVSGSMQGKYATLADGVQRALGKLRPNDRFRIVLFNDRSRELTNGYVNATAEAVKQYSNEVANIQPDNGTNLYAGLELGMDSLEADRTSAIVLVTDGVANVGETAQRKFIDLIKRKDTRLFTFIMGNSANRPLLEAMTKASGGFAVGISNSDDIVGQLLTTVSKVSHQALHGVEVKIGGVKVADLTSRQIGSLYRGQQLVLLGHYWGNGMAQVELTGRISGQPKTYRTSFPFPAQTKANPELERLWAYASIEDMQAEMADFGEQADLKRAATDLALEYGLVTDHTSMIVLREEQFAARGIKRSNRDRVALEEAARQQRAQSGPVSRRVDAQQPMYTSSQASHSGSGALDGWTLLLLLPLVWLMRRPRVAA; the protein is encoded by the coding sequence ATGACCGTGGCCTATGGCCTGCTGGTGGGCGGCATGGCCCAGGCGGCGGGCCTGCTCACCCCCAGCGACGGCAGCCTGCCGCCTCTGCAACTGAAAGAGCAGCACGTGAAGGTGGTCATTGAGGACGGCTATGCCGTCACCACCGTGGAGCAGGTGTTCCACAACCCCCACCCCCGGGACCTGGAAGCCATCTACGCCTTCCCCGTGCCGGAACATGGCGCCGTGGGCGAGTTCACCCTGTGGATCGACGGCAAGCCGGTGACCGGCGAGGTGCTGGAAAAACAGGAAGCCCGCAAGGTCTATGAGGAGGAGAAAAAGGCCGGCCGGGATGCTGGTCTAACCGAGAAGGACAGCCACAAGACCTTCAACATCAGCGTCTCCCCCGTGCGGGCCGGCCAGGACACCCGCACCCGCCTGGTGTACTACCAGACCGCCGGCGTGGACACGGGCATCGGCCGCTACGTCTATCCCCTGGAGGAAGGCGGCGTGGATGAACAGAAGCTGGCCTTCTGGACCGCCGACACCCGGGTCATGTCCCATTTCACTTTCGACCTGCACCTGAAGTCCGGTTATCCGGTGGACGCCATCCGCCTGCCCAACAACCTCCAGGCCCAGGTGAGCCAGGCGGGTCACGGCGAGTGGAAGGTGCATATCGACAACCGGGGCAACAACCAAGGCGCCGGCACGCAGATTCAGGAAGAAGGCACCACGACACCCGCCTTCAATCCTCAACTGCCCGCCAACGCCGCCTTCAGCCTGGACAAGGACGTGGTGGTGTACTGGCGCCTCCAGCCCGGCCTGCCCGGCAGCGTGGACCTGGTGGCCTACAAGCCCGACGCGGCAAAGCGCGGCACCTTCCTGCTCACGGTGACCCCGGGCGACGACCTGAAGCCCATCACCGAAGGCAGCGACTGGGTGTTCGTGCTGGATGTATCCGGTTCCATGCAGGGCAAGTACGCCACCCTGGCGGACGGCGTGCAGCGGGCACTGGGCAAGCTGCGCCCCAACGACCGCTTCCGCATCGTGCTGTTCAACGACCGCTCCCGGGAACTCACCAACGGCTACGTGAACGCCACCGCCGAAGCGGTGAAGCAGTACAGCAATGAGGTGGCGAACATCCAGCCCGACAACGGCACCAACCTGTACGCCGGCCTGGAACTGGGCATGGACAGCCTGGAAGCCGACCGCACCAGCGCCATCGTGCTGGTGACCGACGGCGTGGCCAACGTGGGCGAGACGGCCCAGCGCAAGTTCATCGACCTCATCAAGCGCAAGGACACCCGCCTGTTCACCTTCATCATGGGCAACAGTGCCAACCGGCCCCTGCTGGAAGCCATGACCAAGGCCTCCGGCGGCTTCGCCGTGGGCATCTCCAACAGTGACGACATCGTCGGCCAGTTGCTCACCACCGTCAGCAAGGTGAGCCACCAGGCCCTGCACGGGGTGGAGGTGAAGATCGGCGGCGTGAAGGTGGCGGACCTGACGTCCCGGCAGATCGGCAGCCTCTATCGCGGCCAGCAACTGGTGCTCCTGGGCCACTACTGGGGCAACGGCATGGCCCAGGTGGAACTCACCGGCCGCATCTCCGGCCAGCCCAAGACCTACCGCACGAGTTTCCCTTTCCCCGCCCAGACGAAGGCCAACCCGGAGCTGGAACGCCTGTGGGCCTATGCCAGCATCGAGGACATGCAGGCGGAGATGGCGGACTTCGGTGAGCAAGCCGATTTGAAGCGCGCCGCCACGGACCTGGCCCTGGAGTACGGCCTGGTCACCGACCACACCTCCATGATCGTGCTGCGGGAAGAGCAGTTCGCCGCCCGGGGCATCAAGCGCAGCAACCGGGACCGGGTGGCCCTGGAAGAGGCCGCCAGGCAGCAGCGCGCCCAGAGCGGCCCCGTCTCCCGCCGGGTGGATGCCCAGCAGCCCATGTACACCAGCAGCCAGGCCAGCCACAGCGGCAGCGGCGCCCTGGACGGCTGGACCCTGTTGCTGTTGCTGCCCCTGGTGTGGCTGATGCGGCGACCCCGCGTGGCGGCATGA
- a CDS encoding TetR/AcrR family transcriptional regulator yields MARRSDHSREEIRQMALNAAEAIVAAEGYKGLSARKVATAIDYTVGTLYLVFENLDDLVLQVNGRTLDALYEWLRARQVRGAKEADARDSLLAIADAYIAYAETETPRWNMLFEYVAEQGNELPDWYLVKLSRVFGLAEAALKPLADHRTELEIQQAARVLWAAVHGICTLKIRHRMDLVGGQSAGEMARMLIDNFLQGFQA; encoded by the coding sequence ATGGCCCGACGCAGCGACCACAGCCGGGAGGAAATCCGCCAGATGGCCCTCAACGCCGCCGAGGCCATCGTCGCGGCGGAGGGCTACAAGGGCCTGTCGGCCCGCAAGGTGGCCACGGCCATCGACTACACCGTGGGCACCCTGTACCTGGTGTTCGAGAACCTGGACGACCTGGTGCTGCAGGTGAACGGCCGCACCCTGGATGCCCTTTATGAATGGCTGCGGGCTAGGCAGGTAAGGGGAGCGAAGGAGGCCGATGCCCGGGACAGCCTCCTGGCCATCGCCGATGCCTACATCGCCTACGCGGAGACGGAGACGCCCCGCTGGAACATGCTGTTCGAGTACGTGGCGGAGCAGGGCAACGAGCTACCGGACTGGTATCTGGTGAAGCTGAGCCGGGTGTTCGGCCTGGCGGAGGCGGCCCTGAAGCCTCTGGCCGACCACCGCACGGAACTGGAAATCCAGCAGGCGGCCCGGGTGCTGTGGGCGGCGGTGCACGGCATCTGCACCCTGAAGATCCGCCACCGCATGGACCTGGTGGGGGGGCAGAGCGCCGGGGAGATGGCCCGGATGCTCATCGACAATTTCCTGCAGGGCTTCCAGGCCTGA
- a CDS encoding amidohydrolase family protein has protein sequence MIGRVHKVLHKALLRRGLWPESGVVNPCLGPLPDALARDERLQCIWDGLDAEQVWDSHAHLTGVGDSNSGIRLHRDMTNPLKPLTYLQRVFFLNASCSNEGEQEGEGVDDRFVARLLALHDSLPRGYKTVLLAFDDSHDEQGRRRGDLSAFVTPNAYAQRLARDYPHRLEWIASIHPYREDCVEALEEAVAGGARAIKWLPPAQGMDPASPQCDRFYDALARHGLPLLSHAGGERAVHGSNRPDYGNPLRLRRALERCVRVIVAHCASMGRYTDTDQGANGPTRTSFELFARMMDERAHEGLLLADISAITQINRAGVPLRTVIERDDWHHRLLNGTDYPLPGVMPLFSLHKLAADGYLAEGDIPLLIAVRRHNPLLFDIALKRRLRWQGKAIADGVFESRRHLEPTASIPLH, from the coding sequence ATGATAGGCCGCGTGCACAAGGTCCTGCACAAGGCCCTGCTGCGCCGGGGCCTGTGGCCCGAGTCGGGCGTCGTGAATCCTTGCCTGGGGCCCTTGCCGGACGCGCTGGCCCGGGACGAGCGCCTGCAATGCATCTGGGATGGGTTGGATGCGGAGCAGGTCTGGGACAGCCACGCTCACCTCACCGGCGTGGGGGACAGCAACTCGGGCATAAGACTGCACCGGGACATGACCAATCCCCTCAAGCCCCTGACCTACTTGCAGCGGGTCTTTTTCCTCAACGCCAGTTGCAGCAACGAGGGGGAACAAGAAGGGGAGGGCGTGGATGATCGTTTCGTGGCCCGCCTGCTGGCCCTCCACGACAGCCTGCCCCGGGGCTACAAGACCGTGCTCCTGGCCTTCGACGACAGCCACGACGAACAGGGCCGCCGTCGCGGCGACCTGTCCGCCTTCGTCACCCCCAACGCTTATGCCCAGCGCCTGGCTCGGGACTATCCCCATCGCCTGGAGTGGATCGCCTCCATCCACCCCTACCGGGAGGATTGCGTGGAGGCCCTGGAGGAGGCCGTGGCCGGCGGCGCCCGGGCCATCAAGTGGCTGCCCCCGGCCCAGGGCATGGACCCGGCCTCGCCCCAATGCGACCGCTTCTATGACGCCCTGGCCCGCCACGGCCTGCCCCTGCTGAGCCATGCCGGGGGCGAACGGGCCGTGCACGGCAGCAACCGGCCGGACTACGGCAATCCGCTGCGCCTGCGCCGGGCTCTGGAGCGGTGCGTGCGGGTCATCGTCGCCCACTGCGCTTCCATGGGCCGCTACACGGATACCGATCAGGGCGCGAATGGGCCTACACGCACGTCCTTCGAACTGTTCGCGCGCATGATGGACGAACGGGCCCATGAAGGCCTGCTGCTGGCGGACATCTCCGCCATCACCCAGATCAACCGGGCCGGTGTCCCCCTGCGTACCGTCATTGAGCGGGACGACTGGCACCACCGCCTGCTCAACGGCACCGACTACCCGCTGCCCGGCGTCATGCCCCTGTTCTCCCTGCACAAGCTGGCGGCGGACGGCTACCTGGCGGAAGGCGACATCCCGCTGCTCATCGCCGTGCGCCGCCACAATCCCCTGCTGTTCGATATCGCCCTCAAGCGCCGGCTGCGCTGGCAGGGCAAGGCGATTGCCGATGGCGTGTTCGAGTCACGGCGGCACCTTGAGCCAACGGCATCGATTCCGTTGCACTGA